From a single Desulfitibacter sp. BRH_c19 genomic region:
- a CDS encoding DNA repair protein RadA: protein MGKCPDCDKWDSLVEEMPLAKTNKQVVSTAVKPLSLSEIAANEDERFLTNIPELDRVLGGGIVPGSLVLVGGDPGIGKSTLVLQACGKVATSYGKVLYISAEESVSQIKLRATRLKIESETLLISAENNVEVVIELIQEVAPSLVVVDSIQTVFLPDFPSAPGSVGQVRECSAKLMHLAKQLNTPIILTGHVTKEGSIAGPRVLEHLVDTVLYFESYKHHQFRILRSVKNRFGSTNEIGVFSMTEVGLEEVYNPSQLFLSERPLGSSGTAVVCSLEGTRPILLEIQALVSSTPYGNPRRLCTGIELNRALLMIAVLDKKVGLNLATEDVYLNIAGGIRSSEPSLDLGICIAIASAFKNKVVDPNTLIFGEVGLTGEIRGIVDAQKRIIEGEKLGFERCILPKRNLNNINPGKIELIGVNRVEEALNIIFGG, encoded by the coding sequence ATGGGAAAATGTCCTGACTGTGATAAGTGGGATAGTCTTGTTGAAGAAATGCCCCTTGCAAAAACAAATAAACAAGTGGTGTCTACAGCAGTTAAACCACTTTCATTGTCTGAGATTGCTGCTAATGAAGACGAAAGATTTCTTACCAATATCCCTGAATTAGACAGAGTGCTTGGTGGCGGGATTGTACCAGGTTCCTTGGTGTTAGTCGGTGGAGATCCTGGAATAGGTAAATCAACATTAGTATTACAAGCTTGTGGTAAAGTAGCCACCAGTTATGGGAAGGTTCTCTATATTTCCGCTGAAGAATCCGTTAGTCAAATAAAACTTAGGGCTACTAGGCTAAAAATCGAGTCAGAGACTCTGCTGATTTCTGCAGAGAATAATGTTGAAGTAGTAATAGAATTGATTCAAGAGGTTGCCCCCAGTTTGGTGGTTGTGGATTCGATTCAAACGGTATTTTTACCTGACTTTCCAAGTGCTCCTGGAAGCGTAGGTCAAGTTAGAGAATGCTCAGCCAAGCTGATGCATCTGGCAAAACAATTAAACACGCCGATTATTCTTACTGGCCACGTTACAAAAGAAGGAAGTATTGCTGGGCCGAGGGTTTTAGAGCATTTAGTTGATACTGTGCTATATTTTGAAAGCTATAAACACCATCAGTTTCGAATTCTGCGCTCAGTAAAGAATAGATTTGGATCAACAAATGAAATCGGAGTTTTTAGTATGACTGAAGTTGGCCTAGAAGAAGTCTACAACCCGTCACAGCTATTTCTATCAGAAAGACCATTAGGTAGTAGTGGTACTGCGGTAGTATGTTCTTTAGAAGGAACTAGGCCAATTTTACTAGAGATCCAAGCATTGGTCAGTTCTACACCTTACGGAAATCCGAGGAGGTTATGTACTGGAATAGAATTAAACAGAGCACTACTTATGATTGCAGTTCTAGACAAAAAAGTAGGACTTAATCTTGCTACTGAAGATGTTTATCTTAATATAGCTGGAGGAATACGTTCAAGTGAGCCATCCCTGGACCTTGGTATTTGTATTGCGATTGCTTCGGCATTTAAAAACAAGGTGGTAGATCCTAATACTCTTATATTTGGTGAAGTAGGTTTGACCGGTGAAATAAGAGGTATTGTAGACGCCCAAAAAAGGATAATAGAAGGGGAAAAATTAGGTTTTGAAAGGTGCATTTTGCCAAAAAGAAATCTCAATAATATTAACCCTGGGAAAATAGAGTTAATTGGAGTAAATAGAGTTGAAGAAGCACTTAATATAATTTTTGGTGGGTAG